A stretch of DNA from Kwoniella mangroviensis CBS 8507 chromosome 1 map unlocalized Ctg01, whole genome shotgun sequence:
gtgatgaagctcTAGAGGGTCCTGCGGAGGACAGTCGGGACGTAGGAGTAGGAGGTGGTCGAGATACCGCTGGGGTAGCTGGAGTTCTTGATGTAGAAGATCGAGGCTATTCAAGTATCACCATATGTAGGTAAGCTACTTTGACTTTCCAGCACGATTCAAGGCGAATAGCTCACAGTCGAAGGCACGCTTCGGTTTGGTAATTCAAGTATCTTCACTTGACTTGGTCTGACGAAAACACCATGATTAGGTTGACAGTCAAAATACCTTTCACCTTTGACTGAACCATCATTCTTTCCTCCAGCTTCGATTCTGTCGCACGAATTTGTCAATTATGCAATGCATTGCACTTGAGGTTTATGGAACTCACAATTCCACACCGACCCATTTCCCGGCTGCAAAACCAGGATTGGAGCCTGTCCATCTGACATATCCTACGCCAGCTGCTACCTGTACTTTGGCTCCTATGGGAGCCTCTAGGGTCGTCATATTGTCGGTTGGTGGTGATTCATTGTACACTCGGTAAGTCTGCGCGATTGATgtatgtatcatgtatcatatatcatgtatTGATTGGttttttctttcttgttGCTTCGCTGTGACATGTACATGGACGCGTCCGATGAGGGGGCCCGAGCCCGATGAATTAAATGACGTGGCATACATTCTGGCTTGTGATACAACCACGTGCTTCAAACCATCGTTTTCCTCGAACTCGTCTTAGCTTTTTGTCCTTTTGCGATTGTAGATTCAACAAAATTAGAATCTCGAGCGATCACCAAAAGAGTACATCGAAAACATCAAAGAGCACTATAAGCAACATTGAAGATGGCTGTAGCAGTACCAAAGAAGAACTTGAGCGAATGGCACTCCCCATCAACCCGACCAGAGGTAATTCACGAGTTGATCCatggtgttggtgagttcatccaAGCTTCTATTTCCCAACAACCTTCTCCTTGGTGATGTACACGATATACATGCTGATGTATTTGGTGATTGGTATAGATCGATATAACCCTACCAACCTCCCTTTCATGGAAGAATACCTCTTATCTCAAATCAAAGAAGGTCAATATGACTTGTTCGCCAATCTAGCTGTATTGAAATTATATCAATTCAACCCTCAACATTCTAATccagatatcatcattcacatatTGATCAAAGCTCTGAGTTCGACTGTACATGGACCAGACTTCAACTTGTCATTGGGTCTGTTGAGAGAACCTACGGTGAGTGAAACAATAAGCTATCTACAAATAAACCCTCAGCTCTCGATATTCTCGTTCTCCTTCACAAAGTCACGAGTCCACGATCacaaatatatatatacagatgaAGGAGCATGGCTGATATCTGATGGGCAATGGTATTAGGCAATCCTCCACGATATCGAATCAGATGACGAGGCGTTGACAATCTTGATGCCCTATTTAACGAATCTGCACGAGTTGATCAGGACTTGCCAATTCACCAAATTCTGGAAAGAGTTCAACGGTGAATCAGAAGCTGCCAATAGTGAGTCCTTTGAACTTCTCACGACCCCAGTTCGATTCAGGAAAAAAGGATGTGACAAGCATGATTTATCTtgtcatcaacatcaaatattcatctcatcagcgTACTATAGTCTATTCAAAGCTAACAACACCTTCTCCCAACTCTAGTTCTCAAAACTCGATACCTCCCTTCGCATTCCACCCCCATCGATGACCTCCGATTCCAATTCTCCCTTTCCATAGCCTCATGcttctctaccatctccctcaaccaACTTTCAAGATGGTTaaatctttcttcatccgaagTGGGTGGGTACGTAGAGAAGATCGGATGGAatgtagaaggtgataaggCGGTGGTACCGAAGAATGGTGATAATGATGTAAAAGCCGGTGTCGTCAAGGAGAATGTTCAATTGAGTCGTGAGTCTGGGTTCCCTTTTGAGACTTCCATAGCCTCGTGCTCTTAGCAGAGTATGAGTATAATCACTTCGTAGGGAACAGAGTCACTGATGGATTTTGGTTTATTCTACTTGCAGAATTGACAAAACTCGTGGCTGCTGCTGGATACTAGACTAGTTGATGGGACTGGTTGCGATGCATTGGAGATGGAGTGGGGTGATCATGCGAATGTGCATAGACCAAGAAATGTATATGCATAACATTCAGGACATCAGAGATACCAAACGACCATGTTACAGTTCTGATTACTGATATTCCTTTAAGCACCCAAATCATTTTGTAAAGCAAGGTTATTGAATTTAGAAATCAAGATCTTATTCTATTTGTGATTTCTCTAAGATCTCTTTCGTCCTGGATATCAAGCATCGACGATCTTGTCCAAATGTTGTCTGTTGACAAATCATAAAATCAGCAAGGAAATCGACCCTTCAACATATATTGAAAGAATGATCCCAACTTACTGAATTTCATTCAAcgtcttcatctctttcacaATTTTTGCTCTTTCACGTTTCTTTTCTCTATCACTTTCGAACAAGTCCCCCGCTCTCTTTCTTACATTCTCGACGACTTGATCCAgtcccatcttcttccttagCGTAGGAGTAACCCTCTCAAGGTATTCCATGACACACTCCTGAGCATGTTCACctacagaagaagaaaactcCAAAGCTCggctcatcatcagcaccGTGATCTTTGCTTGTAGAGCCGTGCATTGATCTCTTCGTGATTTGGGAAGAACCTCAGAGGTGATCGAGGGTATATCGCTGTTGGTTTGGGATAgtacagaagaagaagaagatgatcttcgtcGATGACCCactgaggatgatgattccaaAAATTTAGAGTACATATCTGTAGCTTGCTTGAGGGCGGTTTCGTAGCCTTGCGCGTAGCCCCTACCGGAGTGAGAAAGCGGAGAGGTGACTATTCTGAACATTTGATCCATAAAAGATACGGAATCGTTCTTTAGGGATGTAACGAGATCTTCTAGTCGGAGACTAAGAGGTCCCATAGATCTTAGCAAAGAGCTTTTCTCGCCAGAATATAGGGACTTTGTTCAACTTACAATATCTCTTCAGCCATGGGCACATTGTGTCCACATATCTCATGAATTACCATTTGCTGAACATCTTCGACTTCCTTCCACAACTGATCGATATGCTCAATAGCCAATTTTCGCCACCTCGCAGTATACTTGTCGACGAAAGATTGTGTGATGCTGGACGTATCGATCACACCCGGTTCTCGCCGACTCGAGAAGCTTTAAGTTAAGTCAGTCTCATCGTTTATCTTCCCTACAAGgatggatattgattgtgctcacctcttgatcatctcagcCAAAGTATCTATGTACacaacatcctcttcttcgaccacGATGCCATCGACTTTGCAGTAAGATTGATATGTGATATTGGCTTCGGCTTCTTCCTTGGTAAAAGGGAGAAATTCCGGTACCGCTGTTCGAACGATTCGTTCGAAGTTCTCTTGCAGGTCGACTAATCTACCGGATGCGTTGGACCTTGCGACTTTGACCTTCAAAAGATTGTGGAATCGATAGATCACATCGTCATGTAGACTT
This window harbors:
- a CDS encoding eukaryotic translation initiation factor 3 subunit K → MAVAVPKKNLSEWHSPSTRPEVIHELIHGVDRYNPTNLPFMEEYLLSQIKEGQYDLFANLAVLKLYQFNPQHSNPDIIIHILIKALSSTVHGPDFNLSLGLLREPTAILHDIESDDEALTILMPYLTNLHELIRTCQFTKFWKEFNGESEAANILKTRYLPSHSTPIDDLRFQFSLSIASCFSTISLNQLSRWLNLSSSEVGGYVEKIGWNVEGDKAVVPKNGDNDVKAGVVKENVQLSQLTKLVAAAGY